AAAGACCATAAGCCCGGGGACGATCACCCCAGCCAGTCTTCGAGCTCCATGCCGCTCAGGTGGCAGGGGCGCTGTGACGGTGGTGAAGGATGAGTTCCATCCAGACATTGTCTGGACCTCCCAGATCGTCCGGAGTTCTGTGGGTTTCCAGGAAGCCCCATTGCTCGTAGAACGTACGGGCCCGGGTATTGCCCTTCTTGTGCGCCAGGCGAACGGTTGCCGCCTCGCGTGCCGGACCGTCGATGACCGCCTGGAGCAGTTGCGCGCCGACGCCAGATCCCTGGCAGTCCGGCATCACATAGAGCTTCCACAGGTCCACCACGGAGCCGTCGACGGAGAACATCGCAACGCCCACCACGCGACCGTCCAATTCGGCGACCAGGACCTGCCCGGCCTCGATGGCGTGAGCGATTCCGTCGCGAGCCCACCAGCGTGCCAATCCAGCCGTGACGTACTCGGCTCCGGCCAACTCCAGATACGTGGAAGGCCAC
This portion of the Arthrobacter woluwensis genome encodes:
- a CDS encoding GNAT family N-acetyltransferase yields the protein MNTHVRHARDADVDGIVAVGHVTWPSTYLELAGAEYVTAGLARWWARDGIAHAIEAGQVLVAELDGRVVGVAMFSVDGSVVDLWKLYVMPDCQGSGVGAQLLQAVIDGPAREAATVRLAHKKGNTRARTFYEQWGFLETHRTPDDLGGPDNVWMELILHHRHSAPAT